In Bradyrhizobium guangxiense, the following are encoded in one genomic region:
- the secG gene encoding preprotein translocase subunit SecG, translating into MQTVVIVIHLMIVAVMIGAVLLQKSEGGGLGMGGGAGFMSSRGTANLLTRTTAILAVGFFLTSLFLSWYAGYDRKPSSIIGQPSQTQPAGGSPVAPPTSGGILDSLKKADEQQNQAPAGPQVPRSQ; encoded by the coding sequence ATGCAGACCGTTGTCATCGTCATCCACCTCATGATCGTCGCTGTCATGATCGGCGCCGTCCTGCTCCAGAAGTCGGAAGGCGGCGGCCTCGGCATGGGAGGAGGCGCTGGCTTCATGTCGAGCCGCGGCACGGCGAATCTGTTGACGCGGACCACTGCAATCCTGGCCGTGGGCTTCTTCCTCACCAGCCTGTTCCTGTCCTGGTACGCCGGCTACGACCGCAAGCCGTCCTCGATCATCGGCCAGCCGTCGCAGACCCAGCCGGCCGGTGGATCGCCGGTCGCGCCGCCGACATCGGGCGGCATCCTGGATTCCCTGAAGAAGGCGGACGAGCAGCAGAACCAGGCGCCGGCAGGTCCGCAGGTGCCGCGTTCGCAATAA
- the tpiA gene encoding triose-phosphate isomerase, with amino-acid sequence MTDAIRPLIAGNWKMNGLKAQAAEFDAMLSGAADVAAKADLLVCPPATLVAAFADKARGKRVAVGAQDCHPKASGAHTGDISAEMLADAGATAIIVGHSERRADHGEGDALIRQKAEAAWRAGAVAIVCVGETQGQRDAGQTLDILRGQLAGSLPDGSTAANLIVAYEPVWAIGTGLTPTAKDVEQIHGFIREILTIRFKAEGARMRILYGGSVKPSNAAELMAVKNVNGALVGGASLKAADFLAIAKGCPN; translated from the coding sequence ATGACCGACGCCATACGCCCCCTGATCGCCGGCAATTGGAAAATGAACGGCCTGAAGGCCCAGGCTGCTGAATTCGACGCCATGCTCAGCGGCGCGGCAGATGTGGCCGCCAAGGCCGATCTGCTGGTCTGCCCGCCGGCGACCCTGGTGGCGGCCTTTGCCGACAAGGCGCGCGGCAAGAGAGTCGCGGTCGGGGCCCAGGATTGCCATCCCAAGGCATCCGGAGCCCATACCGGTGATATCTCCGCCGAAATGCTGGCGGACGCGGGCGCGACCGCCATCATCGTTGGTCATTCTGAGCGCCGCGCCGACCACGGCGAAGGCGATGCCCTGATCCGCCAGAAGGCGGAAGCCGCCTGGCGCGCCGGAGCGGTCGCGATCGTCTGCGTCGGCGAGACGCAAGGTCAGCGCGACGCCGGCCAGACCCTGGATATCCTGCGCGGCCAGCTCGCCGGCTCGCTGCCGGATGGCTCGACCGCCGCCAACCTGATCGTGGCCTATGAGCCGGTCTGGGCGATCGGCACCGGCCTGACCCCGACGGCCAAGGATGTCGAGCAGATTCATGGGTTTATCCGGGAGATCCTGACCATCAGGTTCAAGGCCGAAGGTGCCAGGATGCGGATTCTCTACGGCGGCTCGGTCAAGCCCTCGAACGCGGCCGAACTGATGGCGGTCAAGAACGTCAATGGTGCGCTGGTCGGCGGCGCCAGCCTGAAGGCGGCCGATTTCCTTGCGATTGCCAAAGGCTGTCCAAATTGA
- a CDS encoding peptidylprolyl isomerase encodes MLRGMRKASSNWLGKTIMAVVMGVLIISFGIWGIADIFRGFGQSTVAKVGRTEISLNEFRQIYTDRLQQISRQFGRPLTPDQARAFGLDRQVLQQTIAEAALDEEARRLGLGQSDEQIRQVIMNDRNFKGVGGNFDANRFQAVIRNFGYTEQRYVAEQRKVSLRRQITGTIGAGLEPPKAMIDALTRYQNEQRSIEFVRLDTAQAGQIDPPSPEALASYFEDHKVQFRAPEYRKIAFVVVSPEEIGKWSEVSDEDAKKVFEQRKDRLGTPEKRQIQQIVFPNAAEAQAARERLVGGMSFEDLGKERGLSPSDVDLGLVTKSALAPAVGDAAFALPAGEISQPIQGPLGTSIVKVDKIEPGKEADYASLAGDLKREIATERARVKVNDLRDKMEDERGGGSSVIDAAQKLGLTAVTIDAVDRSGRAPNGQAVANIPQGLDVVSQAFNTDVGVDNDSISFKGGYVWYDVLAITPSRDRNLDEVRDQVEARWRQDQTATKLKAKATEMVQKLESGSKLADEAAAVGVKVETAAGFKRDDTPASVPTAVVAAAFRAAKDGVGQTPVTGGTEVIVFRVTGIVDPTVDAASDAVKKLKDSLDRAQTEEQVASYVNKLETDIGTTINQAAFAQVTGANQ; translated from the coding sequence ATGCTTCGAGGAATGCGCAAGGCCTCATCAAACTGGCTCGGCAAGACCATTATGGCCGTGGTGATGGGCGTGTTGATCATCAGTTTCGGCATTTGGGGCATCGCCGACATCTTCCGCGGCTTCGGGCAGTCCACGGTGGCCAAGGTCGGCCGCACCGAGATTTCGCTGAACGAGTTCCGCCAGATCTACACCGACCGCCTGCAGCAGATCAGCCGCCAGTTCGGCCGTCCGCTGACACCCGACCAGGCGCGCGCCTTCGGCCTCGACCGCCAGGTGCTGCAGCAGACGATCGCGGAAGCCGCGCTCGACGAAGAGGCGCGCCGGCTCGGACTCGGCCAGTCCGACGAGCAGATCCGCCAAGTCATCATGAACGACCGCAACTTCAAGGGCGTCGGCGGCAATTTCGACGCGAACCGCTTCCAGGCCGTGATCCGCAATTTCGGCTATACCGAGCAGCGCTACGTCGCCGAGCAGCGCAAGGTCTCGCTGCGCCGGCAGATCACCGGCACGATCGGCGCCGGCCTCGAGCCGCCGAAGGCCATGATCGATGCGCTGACGCGCTATCAGAACGAGCAGCGCTCCATCGAATTCGTCAGGCTCGATACCGCCCAGGCAGGCCAGATCGACCCGCCCTCGCCCGAGGCGCTGGCATCCTATTTCGAGGATCACAAGGTCCAGTTCCGCGCGCCCGAATATCGCAAGATCGCCTTCGTGGTGGTCTCGCCGGAAGAGATCGGCAAGTGGAGCGAGGTGTCGGACGAGGACGCCAAGAAGGTGTTCGAGCAGCGCAAGGACCGGCTCGGCACGCCCGAGAAGCGCCAGATCCAGCAGATTGTATTCCCCAACGCCGCGGAGGCTCAGGCCGCTCGGGAGCGGCTCGTCGGCGGCATGTCGTTCGAGGACCTCGGCAAGGAGCGCGGGTTGAGCCCCTCCGACGTCGATCTCGGTCTCGTGACCAAATCCGCGCTCGCCCCCGCGGTGGGCGATGCGGCCTTCGCGCTTCCCGCCGGCGAGATCAGCCAGCCGATCCAGGGGCCTCTCGGCACGTCGATCGTCAAGGTCGACAAGATCGAGCCGGGCAAGGAGGCGGATTACGCCAGCCTTGCCGGCGACCTCAAGCGCGAGATCGCGACCGAGCGCGCGCGCGTCAAGGTCAACGATCTCCGCGACAAGATGGAAGACGAGCGCGGCGGCGGCTCCAGCGTGATCGACGCGGCGCAGAAGCTCGGCCTCACCGCCGTGACCATCGACGCCGTCGACCGTTCCGGCCGCGCCCCGAATGGCCAGGCGGTCGCCAACATTCCGCAGGGCCTCGACGTGGTGTCGCAGGCCTTCAACACCGATGTCGGCGTCGACAACGACTCGATCTCGTTCAAGGGCGGGTATGTCTGGTACGACGTGCTCGCCATCACGCCCTCGCGGGACCGCAATCTCGACGAGGTCCGCGACCAGGTCGAGGCGCGCTGGCGCCAGGACCAGACCGCGACCAAGCTGAAGGCCAAGGCGACCGAGATGGTGCAGAAGCTCGAATCGGGCAGCAAGCTCGCCGATGAAGCCGCAGCGGTCGGCGTCAAGGTCGAGACCGCCGCCGGCTTCAAGCGCGACGATACGCCCGCCAGTGTGCCCACAGCCGTCGTGGCCGCCGCCTTCCGCGCCGCCAAGGACGGTGTCGGACAGACGCCGGTGACCGGCGGCACAGAGGTGATCGTCTTCCGCGTCACCGGCATCGTCGACCCCACAGTCGACGCCGCCTCCGACGCGGTCAAGAAGCTGAAAGACAGCCTCGACCGCGCCCAGACCGAGGAGCAGGTCGCCTCCTACGTCAACAAGCTTGAAACCGACATCGGGACCACCATTAATCAGGCCGCCTTCGCGCAGGTGACCGGCGCGAACCAGTGA